A window of the Terriglobia bacterium genome harbors these coding sequences:
- a CDS encoding ATP-dependent helicase codes for MSDSRKDVELNPQQRKAVEHVHGPMLVVAGAGTGKTTVLTERISHLIEHQHALPDQILAVTFTRNAAEELRTRVAARIGPFAAQQIIASTFHSYCAAVLEAAGRGFEPLSREDLWIFLRQRIQELELEHFIKPSDLGEFLRDLIRFFDRCNDENVDAAAYQVYVDRVSRGERPVPPVGRKFADLPPEQRLERLLEIAKVYRKVEQMLAAERLGTYGLQITHALALLQERPALLEECRGRARFILVDEFQDCNATQIRLIHLLGGNKANVFVVGDPDQAIYRFRGASSAAFDQFRDVFPHTSGVVLQENQRSRGPILDCSFELIRENPAVNVLVGNGKSYGRAPLVSARDEAERARGQVPPGTPVEVVPWTAAEQEAADIAERIRELNRQYGDDPAMREHSGAKPWFGVLYRLHGHRGHLIAELAQRGVPYIVKGVDVQDTGDVRDLLALLWAIDSPGDSGSLFRVASFTIFAIRPEELRRRLASAGEMSFTGILSSFSQGQAVLTAIDKARAFSRDRVISAVVSWCVEQFHFDRSSAAVIAFRNFIEAWKDKPLSRRKDLREFLAYMEYFEEAGGYIPLRSEEEQEKLERGDRTSVRLMTVHSAKGLEFRHVFVVRTTSGSFPLRYGPPLLDFPEELLSFPAPADSRSAHDQEERRMFYVAMTRARDTLALYGKQGIGRDKTPPGLLRPLLGALRGLPVIKSRDARPYTIDIQASAAPASAIGQWLMLPPRPKDAVVLSAHSVETYHECPLRYKLDRDWAIPGEPTAAVQFGNAVHKVLKDYYDPHARITMTVDQVVEAFRAEWTKVRADDPEQHALYGRRGVAQLRELVARYPRGSSKVLATEQTFRFKLGNLEIGGRMDRIDAVVGRRVRIVDYKTGNPRRQDHADKSLQLSIYAMAAGQLGHAVDSIAFVNVQNGEEVVTNRDTKALAHAREQIEEAADGIARGEFDPRTGFHCRWCAYRTLCPATEEKLITLGAASATGVN; via the coding sequence GTGTCTGATTCCCGCAAAGACGTTGAGCTCAACCCGCAACAGCGCAAGGCTGTCGAGCACGTGCACGGCCCCATGCTGGTGGTGGCCGGCGCCGGCACCGGCAAGACCACCGTATTAACCGAACGGATCTCGCACCTTATCGAGCATCAGCATGCTCTCCCGGACCAGATCCTGGCAGTCACGTTCACGCGCAATGCCGCCGAAGAGCTGCGCACACGCGTCGCCGCCAGGATCGGCCCATTCGCCGCCCAGCAGATCATCGCCTCGACTTTCCACTCGTATTGTGCCGCGGTGCTGGAGGCTGCGGGCCGAGGATTCGAGCCGCTTAGCCGCGAGGATCTGTGGATCTTCCTGCGTCAGCGCATCCAAGAACTGGAACTTGAACACTTTATCAAGCCTAGTGACCTGGGAGAATTCCTCCGAGATCTCATCCGCTTTTTCGATCGCTGCAACGATGAGAACGTCGACGCGGCGGCGTACCAGGTTTACGTTGACCGAGTCTCGCGCGGCGAAAGGCCGGTCCCGCCGGTGGGCCGCAAGTTTGCAGACTTGCCACCCGAGCAGCGGCTGGAAAGACTTCTGGAGATCGCAAAGGTTTACCGAAAAGTCGAGCAGATGCTGGCTGCTGAAAGACTTGGGACGTACGGCCTGCAGATCACGCACGCCCTTGCACTCTTGCAAGAGCGGCCGGCGCTATTGGAGGAGTGTCGGGGGAGGGCGCGTTTCATCCTGGTTGACGAATTCCAGGACTGCAATGCCACGCAGATTCGCCTGATCCACCTGCTCGGCGGCAACAAGGCCAACGTGTTCGTGGTCGGCGATCCAGACCAGGCGATCTACCGCTTCCGGGGCGCCTCCAGCGCAGCGTTCGATCAATTCCGCGACGTCTTTCCGCACACGAGCGGGGTCGTCCTGCAAGAGAATCAGCGCTCCCGCGGACCGATCTTGGACTGCTCCTTCGAGCTCATACGCGAGAACCCGGCGGTCAACGTCCTTGTGGGAAATGGTAAATCGTACGGTCGGGCGCCGCTTGTCTCCGCACGCGACGAGGCGGAGCGTGCGCGGGGGCAGGTCCCGCCCGGAACACCCGTCGAAGTGGTGCCGTGGACCGCTGCCGAACAGGAAGCTGCCGACATCGCCGAGCGGATCCGCGAGCTGAACCGGCAATACGGAGACGATCCGGCAATGCGCGAGCATTCCGGCGCGAAGCCCTGGTTCGGGGTTCTTTACCGCCTCCACGGCCATCGCGGCCACCTGATCGCCGAACTGGCCCAGCGGGGGGTCCCATACATCGTCAAGGGCGTCGACGTGCAGGACACTGGAGACGTCCGAGACCTGCTCGCGCTCCTGTGGGCCATCGATTCGCCAGGCGACAGCGGCAGCCTCTTTCGAGTCGCGTCGTTCACGATATTCGCCATCCGGCCGGAAGAATTGCGCCGGCGTCTGGCCTCTGCCGGCGAGATGAGTTTCACCGGCATCCTGTCGTCGTTTTCGCAAGGCCAGGCCGTATTGACCGCGATCGATAAAGCGCGGGCATTCTCGCGTGATCGGGTCATCAGCGCCGTCGTGAGCTGGTGTGTCGAACAGTTCCACTTCGACCGCTCGTCCGCAGCAGTCATCGCATTTCGGAACTTCATCGAAGCCTGGAAGGACAAGCCACTAAGCCGGCGCAAGGATCTGCGCGAATTCCTCGCTTACATGGAATATTTCGAAGAAGCCGGTGGTTACATTCCGCTGCGCAGCGAAGAGGAGCAGGAAAAGCTCGAGCGGGGCGACCGCACGTCGGTGCGGCTGATGACCGTTCACAGCGCAAAGGGCCTGGAATTCCGCCACGTGTTCGTCGTGCGCACGACTTCGGGTTCCTTCCCATTGCGCTACGGTCCGCCGCTTCTCGATTTTCCTGAGGAACTGCTCTCGTTCCCCGCGCCCGCAGACAGCAGATCCGCGCACGATCAGGAGGAGCGGCGGATGTTCTACGTTGCCATGACCCGCGCCCGCGACACCCTCGCGCTTTATGGAAAGCAGGGGATCGGCCGCGACAAAACGCCACCCGGGCTCCTGCGTCCGCTGTTGGGCGCGTTACGAGGTCTGCCAGTCATCAAGAGCCGCGACGCCCGTCCGTACACCATCGACATCCAGGCGAGTGCCGCTCCGGCATCAGCGATCGGGCAGTGGCTCATGTTGCCGCCCCGCCCGAAAGATGCCGTGGTGCTCAGCGCGCATTCGGTGGAGACCTACCACGAGTGTCCTCTGCGCTATAAGCTGGACCGCGACTGGGCTATTCCAGGGGAACCCACTGCGGCGGTCCAGTTCGGCAACGCGGTGCACAAAGTGCTGAAGGACTACTATGACCCGCATGCCCGCATCACGATGACAGTCGACCAGGTCGTCGAGGCCTTCCGCGCCGAGTGGACAAAAGTTCGCGCCGACGATCCCGAGCAGCATGCGCTGTATGGCCGCCGCGGCGTCGCGCAGTTGCGCGAACTCGTCGCTCGTTATCCCAGGGGGAGTTCAAAAGTGCTCGCTACCGAACAGACATTTCGCTTCAAGCTCGGAAACCTGGAGATCGGCGGGCGTATGGACCGCATCGACGCGGTTGTCGGCCGCCGGGTGCGCATCGTCGATTACAAGACGGGGAACCCGCGCCGCCAGGATCACGCGGATAAGAGCTTGCAACTCTCCATCTACGCGATGGCCGCTGGACAACTCGGCCATGCGGTGGACAGCATCGCCTTCGTCAACGTGCAGAACGGGGAAGAGGTTGTTACCAACCGTGACACGAAAGCACTGGCGCACGCCCGTGAGCAGATCGAAGAGGCGGCAGATGGGATCGCTCGTGGAGAATTCGACCCCAGGACCGGGTTCCACTGTCGCTGGTGCGCGTATCGAACCCTGTGTCCTGCCACTGAGGAGAAACTGATTACTCTTGGCGCCGCCAGCGCAACCGGAGTCAACTGA
- a CDS encoding DNA recombination protein RmuC — protein sequence MPATVIAIIAVLAAIIAAIALVAVLRRPSGADDQVLQAVRNDVNLLRETTDRSIKQITDVFSQQLQGIGSNVQTALASVNSEVANRLEAINKNVGDRLGENARAVQTSSEAVNARIATVQSTFANLQKQVGEMSEQARALAEASKSITSLERALTAPKARGGFGETSLEALLQQVFAAHQYQMQYPFKSGEVADAMLFFPQGSVVIDSKFPLENFRRITDAATDLEKKAARREFIKDVKKRIDEIATKYILPAEGTLPFALMYVPAENVYYEAVIREEEGSDLYGYSVERHVMPVSPNSLYAYLHTIMVGLNGMRISQRAEAILREIQSLRVELGKFADEYQTVGKHLRNASTKFDDSARQLGKVETRVSGLANQAGGAEELGEPEQKRALGAGGN from the coding sequence ATGCCCGCTACCGTAATCGCCATCATCGCCGTCCTTGCCGCGATCATCGCGGCCATCGCATTAGTCGCCGTGCTTCGCCGACCATCCGGCGCCGACGACCAGGTGCTCCAGGCTGTCCGCAACGACGTCAACCTCCTGCGCGAGACCACAGACCGCTCCATCAAGCAGATCACCGATGTCTTCTCCCAACAGTTGCAGGGGATCGGTTCCAATGTGCAGACGGCGCTGGCAAGCGTGAACTCGGAAGTCGCGAATCGGCTCGAGGCCATCAACAAGAACGTCGGCGATCGCCTGGGAGAGAACGCGCGCGCCGTCCAGACCAGCTCCGAGGCGGTCAACGCCCGCATCGCGACCGTGCAAAGCACGTTCGCGAATCTTCAGAAGCAGGTCGGAGAGATGAGCGAACAGGCGCGGGCCCTCGCCGAGGCCTCCAAGTCCATCACCAGCCTGGAGCGGGCGCTGACTGCGCCCAAAGCACGCGGCGGATTCGGAGAGACGAGCCTCGAAGCTCTCCTGCAGCAGGTGTTCGCGGCGCACCAGTACCAGATGCAGTATCCGTTCAAGTCGGGCGAGGTGGCCGACGCGATGCTGTTCTTCCCCCAGGGCAGCGTCGTCATCGACTCCAAGTTTCCCCTCGAGAATTTTCGCCGCATCACGGATGCCGCAACCGACCTGGAGAAGAAAGCGGCGCGGCGCGAGTTCATCAAGGACGTGAAGAAGCGCATCGACGAGATCGCCACCAAGTACATACTCCCCGCCGAAGGGACGCTGCCCTTCGCGCTCATGTACGTGCCGGCCGAGAACGTGTACTACGAAGCCGTCATCCGCGAAGAGGAAGGATCGGATCTCTACGGTTACTCGGTCGAGCGGCACGTCATGCCGGTGTCGCCGAACTCGCTCTACGCCTACCTGCACACCATCATGGTCGGCCTGAACGGCATGCGCATCAGCCAGCGCGCCGAGGCGATCCTGCGCGAGATCCAATCGCTGAGGGTCGAGCTAGGAAAATTCGCCGACGAGTACCAGACCGTCGGCAAGCATTTGCGGAACGCCAGCACGAAGTTCGACGACAGCGCCAGACAGCTAGGAAAGGTGGAGACGCGCGTCAGCGGGTTGGCGAACCAGGCGGGCGGTGCGGAAGAGCTCGGCGAGCCGGAACAGAAGCGCGCTCTGGGCGCGGGCGGGAACTGA
- a CDS encoding DinB family protein: MKTSGLAAVALCAGEMWAQGERPGRQGRQGGTVFVPLFTYLPDFSDMLGLSRDYTIECALAMPESRYGFRPAQEVRTFGQHMVHIAESVRGVYEVFVEGKAGPTNALSEAGQEQVRSRAEVLSQLRQSFDYVGGAVGKLSEFELGQRVSFLGNRQIARWRVLDFILDHTTHHRGQTVVYLRMNGVRPPTYRA, encoded by the coding sequence ATGAAAACATCCGGTCTCGCCGCCGTCGCCTTGTGTGCCGGAGAGATGTGGGCGCAGGGCGAGCGCCCCGGCCGCCAGGGCCGCCAGGGTGGGACCGTGTTCGTCCCGCTATTCACCTACCTGCCGGATTTCTCCGACATGCTCGGACTCTCGCGCGACTACACCATCGAGTGTGCTTTGGCGATGCCGGAAAGCCGGTACGGCTTCCGCCCGGCCCAGGAGGTGCGCACCTTCGGCCAGCACATGGTGCACATCGCGGAGTCCGTTCGCGGAGTGTACGAGGTATTCGTCGAAGGCAAGGCGGGGCCGACCAACGCACTCAGCGAAGCCGGGCAGGAACAGGTGCGCTCGCGCGCCGAGGTGCTCTCGCAACTGCGGCAGTCCTTCGACTACGTCGGGGGAGCCGTGGGAAAGCTCAGTGAGTTCGAGCTCGGACAGCGTGTCAGCTTCCTGGGCAACCGGCAGATAGCGCGTTGGCGGGTGCTGGATTTCATCCTCGACCACACCACCCACCACCGCGGGCAGACCGTCGTGTACTTGCGCATGAACGGCGTCCGCCCGCCGACCTACCGCGCCTGA
- a CDS encoding beta-ketoacyl-[acyl-carrier-protein] synthase family protein produces the protein MRRVAVTGLGTICALGATTADCWAALREGCSAIRRMELVDPSSLRFQNAAEVRGFDPRKHFTEEKCTVLDRFSQFALVAARQAISDSGLKLDAAVGERTAIVTGSCTGGQSSEDVQFAELYGAKSNRVHPLTIPRTMANAGASHISMEFGITGPAFTISTACSSANHAIGEAFCMVRDGRAELALAGGSEAPFSLGMLKAWEAMRVVAPDTCRPFSKDRQGMILGEGAAMLVLEPLEAARARGARVYGEIVGFGMSADAYHLTRPSADGAARAMKAALADASIAPEQVGYINAHGTGTPQNDVAETQAIRSVFGKHADRLAVSSTKSMHGHALGAAGALEAAATLLALHERFLPPTANFTTPDPQCDLDVLPNRGREAAVESALSNSFAFGGLNAVLAFRAAQ, from the coding sequence ATGCGCCGCGTCGCAGTCACCGGACTGGGAACCATCTGCGCCCTTGGGGCAACCACCGCCGACTGCTGGGCCGCGTTGCGAGAAGGGTGTAGCGCCATCCGCCGCATGGAGCTGGTGGATCCCAGCAGCCTTCGCTTCCAGAACGCGGCCGAAGTCCGCGGATTCGATCCCCGCAAGCATTTCACGGAAGAAAAATGCACCGTGCTCGACCGCTTCTCGCAGTTCGCGCTAGTGGCGGCGCGGCAAGCGATCAGCGATTCAGGCCTCAAGCTTGATGCCGCTGTCGGTGAGCGGACAGCCATCGTGACCGGTTCGTGCACCGGAGGCCAGTCATCGGAGGACGTTCAGTTCGCCGAGTTGTATGGAGCAAAGAGCAACCGCGTGCATCCGCTGACCATCCCGCGCACCATGGCGAACGCCGGCGCGAGCCACATCTCGATGGAATTCGGCATCACCGGACCGGCTTTCACCATCTCGACCGCGTGCTCTTCCGCGAATCACGCCATCGGAGAAGCATTCTGCATGGTGCGAGACGGGAGAGCAGAACTGGCGCTGGCCGGCGGCAGCGAAGCGCCGTTCAGCCTAGGGATGCTGAAAGCCTGGGAGGCGATGCGCGTGGTCGCGCCCGACACCTGCCGCCCTTTCTCCAAGGACCGGCAAGGAATGATCCTGGGGGAAGGCGCAGCCATGCTGGTGCTGGAGCCGTTGGAGGCGGCGCGGGCGCGCGGCGCGCGCGTGTACGGAGAGATCGTGGGCTTCGGGATGTCGGCGGACGCATATCACCTGACCCGCCCGTCTGCCGATGGCGCAGCGCGTGCTATGAAAGCGGCCCTGGCCGACGCCTCCATCGCGCCCGAGCAGGTCGGCTACATCAACGCCCACGGCACGGGCACGCCGCAGAACGACGTCGCCGAGACGCAGGCGATCCGCAGCGTCTTCGGCAAGCATGCCGACCGGCTGGCGGTCAGCTCCACCAAATCCATGCACGGGCACGCTCTCGGCGCGGCGGGCGCGCTGGAGGCGGCGGCGACGCTGCTCGCGTTGCACGAGCGCTTCCTACCGCCCACGGCAAATTTCACGACGCCCGACCCGCAGTGCGATCTGGACGTCCTGCCCAATCGCGGACGCGAGGCGGCCGTGGAGAGTGCGCTCTCGAATTCGTTCGCGTTCGGAGGCCTGAACGCGGTTCTGGCGTTCCGTGCGGCGCAGTAG
- a CDS encoding acyl carrier protein: protein MSAMPDTMPDRVAEKILSLVAAIKRLPREQVRLDSSFEELGIDSLDGMNLLFEVEGAFDISIPDDQAKSIRSVRQMVEGVKSMLAAAGRAET from the coding sequence ATGAGCGCCATGCCTGACACCATGCCGGACCGCGTAGCGGAGAAGATCCTGTCCCTGGTCGCGGCCATCAAACGATTGCCGCGCGAGCAGGTCCGACTCGACAGCTCGTTTGAGGAGTTGGGGATCGATTCGCTCGACGGCATGAACCTGCTGTTCGAGGTCGAGGGCGCCTTCGACATCTCCATCCCGGACGATCAGGCGAAATCGATCCGCAGCGTGCGCCAGATGGTCGAGGGCGTGAAGAGCATGCTCGCCGCGGCGGGACGAGCGGAAACCTGA
- a CDS encoding YifB family Mg chelatase-like AAA ATPase, which translates to MLFKTLSAAVYGIDAHIIDVEVDVSGIKTNEDHFLTVGLPDAAVRESRDRIRAALRNCGYDIPPTHITVNLAPADIKKEGSGFDLPMALGILGAYGALACKEIPDYVFVGELSLDGGVRSVRGALPVALAARSRKIAGLIVPEANAREAAVVSDVAVYPVRSLMDVVNRLNGRDGSPPLKIDPQSVLNESQHFTVDFRDVRGQYTAKRALEVACAGGHNILMIGPPGSGKTMLAKRVPTILPPLTFDEALETTKIHSVAGVLDPGAGLVGTRPFRSPHHTISDAGLIGGGVIPRPGEVSLAHNGVLFLDELPEFPRNVLEVMRQPLEDGTVCIARASMSLTFPARFMLAAAMNPCACGFHNDLSRECHCTPPMIQRYLSKISGPLMDRIDIHIDVPAVKYKELRSGAAPEGSEQIRERVIRARQVQLQRFAGAGERIYCNAQMQSRQIRTYCELSADCERLLERAMQQQGLSARAHDRILKVARTIADLEGAAAIDPKHIAEAIQYRTLDRTYWV; encoded by the coding sequence ATGCTGTTCAAAACCCTGAGCGCCGCCGTCTACGGCATCGACGCGCACATCATCGACGTCGAGGTAGATGTTTCCGGCATCAAGACCAACGAGGACCACTTCCTGACCGTCGGCCTGCCCGATGCGGCAGTGCGCGAGAGCCGTGATCGCATCCGCGCCGCGTTGCGTAACTGCGGCTACGACATCCCACCCACGCACATCACGGTCAACCTTGCGCCCGCCGACATCAAGAAGGAAGGCTCGGGTTTCGACCTGCCCATGGCGCTCGGCATCCTGGGGGCCTACGGCGCGCTCGCCTGCAAAGAGATCCCCGACTACGTCTTCGTAGGCGAGCTCTCACTCGATGGCGGCGTGCGCTCGGTGCGTGGCGCGCTGCCCGTGGCTCTCGCGGCACGCTCGCGCAAGATCGCGGGCCTGATCGTCCCCGAGGCCAACGCGCGCGAAGCCGCCGTGGTCAGCGACGTCGCCGTCTATCCCGTGCGCTCGCTGATGGACGTGGTCAACCGGCTCAATGGACGCGACGGCAGCCCGCCGTTGAAGATCGACCCGCAGTCCGTGCTGAACGAGTCGCAGCACTTCACGGTGGACTTCCGCGACGTCCGCGGGCAGTACACCGCCAAGCGCGCCCTGGAAGTTGCCTGCGCCGGTGGGCACAACATCCTGATGATCGGTCCGCCGGGCTCGGGCAAGACCATGCTGGCCAAGCGCGTGCCCACCATCCTTCCACCCCTTACGTTCGACGAAGCGCTGGAAACCACGAAGATCCATTCCGTCGCCGGCGTGCTCGATCCCGGCGCGGGGCTGGTCGGGACGCGTCCCTTCCGCTCCCCGCACCACACCATCTCCGACGCGGGCCTGATCGGAGGCGGCGTGATCCCGCGTCCGGGCGAGGTCTCGCTGGCCCACAACGGCGTGCTCTTCCTCGACGAGCTGCCGGAATTCCCGCGCAACGTGCTTGAGGTCATGCGCCAGCCGCTGGAGGACGGAACCGTCTGCATCGCGCGCGCCTCCATGTCGCTGACCTTCCCCGCGCGCTTCATGCTGGCGGCGGCCATGAACCCGTGTGCCTGCGGCTTCCACAACGACCTCTCACGCGAGTGCCACTGCACTCCGCCGATGATCCAGCGCTACCTGTCAAAGATATCGGGGCCTCTGATGGACCGCATCGACATCCACATCGACGTGCCTGCGGTGAAGTACAAAGAACTGCGCAGTGGGGCGGCCCCAGAGGGTTCGGAGCAGATTCGGGAGCGGGTGATCCGCGCCCGCCAGGTGCAGTTGCAGCGCTTCGCCGGGGCAGGGGAGCGCATCTACTGCAACGCCCAGATGCAATCGCGCCAGATCCGGACCTACTGCGAGCTGTCGGCCGATTGCGAGCGCCTGCTGGAGCGCGCCATGCAGCAACAGGGCCTCAGCGCCCGGGCCCATGACCGCATATTGAAGGTCGCGCGGACCATTGCCGACCTCGAGGGCGCCGCGGCCATCGACCCCAAGCACATCGCAGAAGCCATCCAGTACAGGACGCTCGACCGTACGTATTGGGTGTGA
- the rho gene encoding transcription termination factor Rho: protein MTIAELKEKNITELTRIARTLDLPGASGLRKQDLIFKILQAQSEKEGHIFAEGVLEILPDGYGFLRSPDYNYLPGPDDIYVSPSQIRKFDLKTGDTVSGQVRPPHEGEKYFALVKIEAVNFESPDEARNKILFDNLTPLYPQERIKLETVKENIGARVMDLLTPLGKGQRGLIVSPPRAGKTMILQNIANSITTNHPEVVLIVLLIDERPEEVTDMQRSVKGEVISSTFDEPAARHVQVAEMVIEKAKRLVEHKRDVVILLDSITRLARAYNTIVPPSGKVLSGGVDSNALQRPKRFFGAARNIEEGGSLSIVATALVETGSRMDDVIFEEFKGTGNSEVILDRKLSDKRVFPAIDIQRSGTRKEELIIPKEDLARIWVLRKVLTPLSPVEAMELLIDKLSKTKTNGEFLSNMSSL, encoded by the coding sequence ATGACCATCGCAGAACTGAAAGAAAAGAACATCACGGAGCTGACCCGCATCGCGCGCACCCTCGACCTGCCTGGCGCCAGCGGCCTCCGCAAGCAGGACCTGATCTTCAAGATCCTCCAGGCACAGTCGGAGAAGGAAGGGCACATCTTCGCCGAAGGCGTGCTGGAGATCCTGCCCGACGGCTACGGCTTCCTGCGCTCGCCGGACTATAACTACCTGCCCGGCCCGGACGACATCTACGTCTCGCCCTCGCAGATCCGCAAGTTCGACCTCAAGACCGGTGACACGGTCAGCGGACAAGTGCGTCCGCCGCACGAGGGAGAGAAGTACTTCGCGCTGGTCAAGATCGAGGCGGTGAACTTCGAGTCGCCCGACGAGGCGCGCAACAAGATCCTGTTCGACAACCTGACGCCGCTGTACCCGCAGGAGCGCATCAAGCTGGAGACGGTGAAGGAAAATATCGGCGCCCGCGTCATGGACCTGCTCACTCCGCTGGGCAAAGGGCAGCGCGGCCTGATTGTCTCGCCGCCACGCGCCGGCAAGACGATGATCCTGCAGAACATCGCCAACTCGATCACCACCAATCATCCGGAGGTCGTGCTCATCGTGCTGCTGATCGACGAGCGCCCGGAGGAAGTCACGGACATGCAGCGCTCGGTGAAAGGCGAGGTCATCAGCTCGACCTTCGACGAGCCTGCCGCGCGTCACGTGCAGGTGGCGGAGATGGTGATCGAGAAGGCCAAGCGCCTGGTCGAGCACAAGCGCGATGTGGTGATCCTGCTGGATTCGATCACCCGGCTGGCCCGCGCCTACAACACCATCGTGCCGCCCTCGGGCAAGGTGCTCTCCGGCGGCGTGGACTCCAACGCGCTGCAGCGCCCGAAACGCTTTTTCGGCGCGGCCCGCAACATCGAGGAAGGCGGTTCGCTCAGTATCGTCGCGACGGCCCTCGTCGAGACCGGCAGCCGTATGGACGACGTGATCTTCGAAGAGTTCAAGGGCACCGGCAACTCCGAAGTCATCCTGGACCGCAAGCTGAGCGACAAGCGCGTCTTTCCGGCCATCGACATCCAGCGCTCCGGCACCCGCAAGGAAGAGCTCATCATCCCCAAGGAGGATCTGGCGCGCATCTGGGTGCTGCGCAAGGTGCTGACCCCGCTCTCGCCCGTCGAGGCCATGGAACTGCTCATCGACAAGCTGAGCAAGACCAAGACCAACGGCGAATTCCTGAGCAATATGAGTTCGTTGTAG
- a CDS encoding ABC transporter permease encodes MSGLIDKLAAILRRDLLSAVRYRSASWMYVGGMLAEMAAFYYLARAVGPGFRPDGVEYFPFLLIGTGFYGFFVAGVASFVNSIHEAQLTGTMEVLMTTSTAEPELVFLTAVSTFFSRTLHLVFYIVVGMLVFGVPLSTPNVAAALVVFALSLAVAVAVGIGIAAVQVAIQKGAGIVWLLSSLLWLLTGATFPVSALPDPLRRLGELVPITHSLDGLRLALLRDAGWREMSRPLVILAAYAIVLLPVSVWLFGRALRYARREGTLSYY; translated from the coding sequence ATGAGCGGTTTGATCGACAAACTTGCGGCCATCCTGCGCCGCGACCTGCTCAGTGCCGTGCGCTACCGCAGCGCCTCCTGGATGTACGTGGGCGGCATGCTGGCGGAGATGGCGGCGTTCTATTACCTGGCGCGGGCGGTCGGACCCGGCTTCCGTCCCGACGGCGTAGAGTACTTCCCGTTCCTGCTGATCGGCACCGGTTTCTACGGGTTCTTTGTGGCGGGCGTGGCTTCGTTCGTGAATAGCATCCACGAGGCCCAGTTGACCGGCACCATGGAGGTGCTGATGACCACCTCCACCGCGGAGCCCGAACTGGTGTTCCTGACCGCGGTCTCGACCTTCTTCTCGCGCACGCTGCACCTGGTGTTCTACATCGTCGTGGGGATGCTGGTGTTCGGCGTGCCCCTGTCGACCCCCAACGTGGCCGCCGCGCTGGTGGTCTTCGCGCTTTCGCTGGCGGTAGCCGTGGCCGTGGGGATCGGGATCGCCGCGGTGCAGGTCGCCATCCAAAAAGGCGCTGGGATCGTGTGGCTGCTCAGCTCGCTGCTGTGGCTGCTGACGGGCGCCACCTTCCCCGTCTCCGCGCTCCCCGACCCGCTGCGGCGGCTGGGGGAGCTGGTCCCCATCACCCACTCGCTCGACGGACTGCGCCTGGCCTTGCTGCGTGACGCCGGTTGGCGGGAGATGAGCCGTCCCCTGGTCATCCTGGCAGCCTATGCCATCGTCCTGTTGCCGGTGAGCGTGTGGCTGTTCGGCCGTGCCCTGCGTTACGCCCGTCGTGAGGGGACGCTCTCTTACTACTGA
- a CDS encoding ABC transporter ATP-binding protein, whose product MSKFFRHRPALWNWFGSERVGVTCAVLRVSLRAAAGDVLVVLGPNGSGKTTLLKLVSTMLLPDEGRVRVCGADTAGDTRQVRRSVGFAVATERSFYPRLTARENLDFFGALEDIPREERPERVQRVLESSGLAEVGDTLVMKFSSGMYQRLGIARALLKQPAVLLLDEPTRSLDPGSTWRLWQMLRRTAENGTSVLLATHNFEEAVTVGHHVVVLRHGEVAAERRVGHQTSTEDLRTFYFREIEPEGAEVTGGVG is encoded by the coding sequence GTGAGCAAGTTTTTCCGCCACCGGCCGGCCCTGTGGAACTGGTTTGGCTCCGAGCGCGTCGGAGTGACGTGCGCGGTGTTGCGCGTGTCGCTGCGGGCGGCGGCGGGAGACGTGCTGGTTGTGCTCGGTCCGAACGGCAGCGGCAAGACCACGCTGTTGAAGCTGGTCTCGACCATGCTTCTGCCCGACGAGGGCCGGGTGCGGGTCTGCGGCGCCGATACCGCCGGGGACACGCGCCAGGTGCGGCGTTCCGTTGGTTTCGCGGTGGCCACCGAGCGCTCCTTCTACCCCCGCCTGACCGCACGCGAGAACCTCGACTTCTTCGGCGCGCTGGAGGACATCCCGCGCGAGGAACGCCCGGAGCGCGTGCAGCGGGTGCTCGAGTCCTCCGGGCTGGCCGAAGTCGGCGACACCCTGGTGATGAAGTTCTCCAGCGGCATGTACCAGAGGCTGGGGATCGCCCGCGCGCTGCTGAAGCAGCCGGCCGTCCTCCTGCTCGATGAGCCCACGCGTAGTCTCGATCCCGGCAGCACCTGGCGGCTGTGGCAGATGCTGCGCCGCACCGCGGAGAACGGGACCAGCGTGCTGCTCGCCACGCATAACTTCGAAGAGGCGGTCACGGTAGGCCACCACGTGGTGGTGTTGCGCCACGGAGAAGTCGCAGCCGAGCGCCGGGTCGGCCATCAGACCTCGACCGAGGACCTGCGCACCTTCTACTTCCGCGAGATCGAGCCGGAAGGCGCCGAGGTCACGGGAGGCGTCGGATGA